One window of the Paraburkholderia sp. PGU19 genome contains the following:
- a CDS encoding cupredoxin domain-containing protein, translating into MRVNQKLAVLAMAASFFGVAHAAEEAVTFKLEMTDGKLTPARIEVPAGKRIRIEVKNTGKGAAEFESVELRKEKVLAPGAESVVVIAPLDPGTYKFFDDFHQQAQGVIVAK; encoded by the coding sequence ATGAGAGTCAATCAGAAGCTTGCCGTTCTCGCGATGGCGGCATCGTTCTTCGGCGTGGCGCACGCCGCAGAGGAAGCCGTGACGTTCAAGCTCGAAATGACGGACGGCAAGCTGACGCCGGCGCGTATCGAAGTGCCTGCGGGCAAGCGCATCCGGATCGAAGTGAAGAACACGGGTAAGGGCGCGGCGGAATTCGAAAGTGTCGAGTTGCGTAAGGAAAAGGTTCTGGCGCCGGGCGCCGAATCGGTGGTCGTGATCGCTCCGCTCGATCCCGGCACCTACAAGTTCTTTGATGATTTCCATCAGCAGGCGCAGGGCGTGATCGTCGCCAAATGA
- a CDS encoding iron transporter, with protein MRVSSILSGGVAALAAVAAMSASAAEYPIGKQQIRGGMEVGAVYLQPITMDPEGMMRKASDSDVHLEADIHAVKKNPTGFAEGDWMPYLQVHYELTKPGSSYDQKGDLMAMVADDGPHYGDNVKLAGPGKYHLKLIVEPPMQEGHMAFGRHVDKETGVGPWFKPFTLEYDFTFAGIGKKGGY; from the coding sequence GTCAATCTTGAGCGGCGGAGTAGCTGCCCTCGCTGCCGTTGCCGCGATGTCGGCGTCGGCCGCTGAATATCCGATCGGCAAGCAGCAGATCCGCGGCGGGATGGAAGTTGGCGCCGTCTATCTGCAGCCCATCACGATGGACCCGGAAGGCATGATGCGCAAGGCGTCGGATTCCGACGTTCACCTCGAGGCCGACATCCACGCAGTCAAGAAGAATCCGACCGGGTTCGCAGAAGGCGACTGGATGCCTTATCTGCAGGTGCACTACGAACTGACGAAGCCGGGTTCGAGCTACGACCAGAAGGGCGACCTGATGGCGATGGTTGCCGACGACGGCCCGCACTACGGCGACAACGTCAAGCTCGCCGGCCCGGGCAAGTATCACCTGAAGCTGATCGTGGAACCGCCGATGCAGGAAGGCCACATGGCGTTCGGCCGTCACGTCGACAAGGAAACGGGCGTGGGCCCGTGGTTCAAGCCGTTCACGCTCGAATACGACTTCACGTTCGCGGGCATCGGCAAGAAGGGCGGTTACTGA